The sequence GATGGAATAAGGATGGCCTAATAAGGTTCTTGCAGCGGCAAAGTCACCATTCGCCAATGCGAGACGTACTGCCGATGAGGACACGCGTGTTCCGTCGTTCATCACATTTGGTAAGGTTTTTACCTGAAAACCGTATTTTTTCCCGGCTTCAATCAGCGTTGCGATATTGCCAGCGCGGCGCGCGCCAAAGCAAAAATCTTCGCCTACCATTAACCATTTGATATGCAGGCCTTGTACTAATACTTTTTCGATAAAGTCTTGCGGCGACAGAGCGGAAAAATGCGCATTGAAATGTTCGACGATCACGCGGTCAATACCGGCTTGCGCCAACGATTGCAACTTGTCACGCAAATTGGCTACGCGGGTTGGCAATATGACCGGATGTTGGAAATGCTGAGCAAAAAATTCACGCGGATGTGGCTCAAATGTCATCACGGCAGCATCGAGACCTAATTCGGTCGCGGCTTTGCGCACGTGCGCGAGCAAAATCTGATGGCCGCGATGTACGCCGTCAAAGTTGCCGATCGTCAGAGCGCAGGGCGCACGCGATTCTGCGTTGGGAAGTCCGCGAAATACCTTCATAGAAGTGGCCGGGAAAGATGTTGCAAAACCATAGATTATAAATGCTTTCGCGTCGCAACTCCCACCTACCGTTGGAATGGTTGGTCGTTCTTTGTTTTATTTGTGTTTGAAAAGGAAGAAACGATGAAAAAATCGCCTCAAAAGGGCGATTTTCCAAG is a genomic window of Glaciimonas sp. CA11.2 containing:
- a CDS encoding bifunctional riboflavin kinase/FAD synthetase, encoding MKVFRGLPNAESRAPCALTIGNFDGVHRGHQILLAHVRKAATELGLDAAVMTFEPHPREFFAQHFQHPVILPTRVANLRDKLQSLAQAGIDRVIVEHFNAHFSALSPQDFIEKVLVQGLHIKWLMVGEDFCFGARRAGNIATLIEAGKKYGFQVKTLPNVMNDGTRVSSSAVRLALANGDFAAARTLLGHPYSISGHVVHGKKLGRTLGFPTLNLRVHHKRPALSGIFAVRVHGLTEQPLPAVASIGTRPTVDKSGHVLLEAFILDYSGDCYGKVVKVEFLKKLRDEEKYVDLPTLTAAIQRDVENTRDYFRQHDSAAISATDRI